From Actinoplanes oblitus, a single genomic window includes:
- a CDS encoding TetR/AcrR family transcriptional regulator, with product MSVASPRRSARERLLAAADELFYAEGVHTVGIDRVIERAGVAKASLYSAFGNKDGLVRAYLQGRHEERRARVLRRVEQHEEPRERLLAVFDALAESAAKPGFRGCAFYNAGAEADPHGVVREEAAANRAWTRQLFTDLARAAGAPDPAALAGQLVILYDGATVGARQDRGPAAAEQARLMAAALLDAATA from the coding sequence ATGTCAGTCGCGTCACCCCGCCGGTCGGCCCGCGAGCGCCTGCTGGCCGCCGCGGACGAGCTGTTCTACGCCGAGGGCGTGCACACCGTCGGCATCGATCGGGTGATCGAGCGGGCCGGCGTCGCCAAGGCCTCGCTCTACTCCGCGTTCGGCAACAAGGACGGCCTGGTCCGGGCCTATCTGCAGGGCCGGCACGAGGAGCGCAGGGCACGCGTGCTGCGCCGCGTCGAGCAGCACGAGGAGCCACGCGAGCGCCTGCTCGCGGTCTTCGACGCGCTCGCCGAGTCGGCCGCCAAGCCGGGGTTCCGCGGCTGTGCCTTCTACAACGCCGGCGCCGAGGCCGACCCGCACGGCGTGGTGCGCGAGGAGGCCGCGGCCAACCGCGCCTGGACCCGCCAGCTCTTCACCGACCTGGCCCGCGCGGCCGGCGCCCCGGACCCGGCCGCGCTCGCCGGGCAGCTGGTCATCCTCTACGACGGCGCGACCGTCGGGGCCCGCCAGGACCGGGGTCCCGCCGCCGCCGAGCAGGCGCGCCTGATGGCCGCCGCGCTGCTGGACGCCGCCACCGCCTGA
- a CDS encoding MFS transporter has product MLAVDHPRYKWVALSNTTLGNLLATINSSIVLISLPAIFKGIDINPLAPGNVSYLLWMLMGYMLVTAVLVVTLGRLGDMYGRVKIYNAGFAIFALTSIILSVDPFHGSGGALWLIGWRVLQAIGGAMLMANSAAIITDAFPAEQRGMALGVNIVSALAGSFIGLVAGGVLAEWDWRSVFWVNIPLGIAGAVWAYRSLHDSGVRRPAKIDWWGNATFAIGLTAVLAAITYGIQPYGGHTQGWTNPWVLAGLIGGALVLVAFGIIETRVAEPMFPLGLFRDAAFTGGNLANLLASVARGGLQFMLIIWLQGIWLPLHGYDYEQTPLWAGIYLVPLTIGFLVAGPLAGFLSDRFGARPFAAGGLLVMAASFAGLLLVPGDFGYPVFAALIFMNGLGGGLFSAPNTSLLMSSVPANMRGAASGMRATFMNAGQVLSIGVFFSLMVAGLSDSLPGSLHAGLTAQGVPADVAADAARIPPVGTLFAAFLGYNPIAELLGPSVLGTLPPDNAATLTGLEFFPG; this is encoded by the coding sequence ATGCTCGCCGTGGATCATCCGCGCTACAAGTGGGTCGCGCTCTCCAACACCACACTCGGCAACCTGCTGGCCACGATCAACTCGTCGATCGTGCTGATCTCGCTGCCCGCCATCTTCAAGGGCATCGACATCAACCCGCTCGCCCCGGGCAACGTCAGCTACCTGCTCTGGATGCTGATGGGCTACATGCTGGTCACCGCGGTCCTGGTGGTGACGCTGGGCCGGCTCGGCGACATGTACGGCCGCGTCAAGATCTACAACGCCGGCTTCGCGATCTTCGCGCTCACCTCGATCATCCTGTCCGTCGACCCGTTCCACGGCTCGGGCGGCGCCCTCTGGCTGATCGGCTGGCGGGTGCTACAGGCGATCGGCGGCGCGATGCTGATGGCCAACTCGGCCGCGATCATCACCGACGCGTTCCCCGCCGAGCAGCGCGGCATGGCGCTCGGCGTCAACATCGTCTCCGCGCTGGCCGGCTCGTTCATCGGCCTGGTCGCCGGCGGCGTGCTGGCCGAGTGGGACTGGCGCTCGGTGTTCTGGGTGAACATCCCGCTCGGCATCGCCGGCGCGGTCTGGGCGTACCGGTCGCTGCACGACAGCGGGGTCCGGCGGCCGGCGAAGATCGACTGGTGGGGCAACGCGACGTTCGCGATCGGCCTCACCGCGGTGCTGGCGGCGATCACCTACGGCATCCAGCCGTACGGCGGGCACACCCAGGGCTGGACCAACCCGTGGGTGCTGGCCGGCCTGATCGGCGGGGCGCTGGTGCTGGTCGCCTTCGGGATCATCGAGACCCGGGTGGCCGAGCCGATGTTCCCGCTCGGACTGTTCCGCGACGCCGCGTTCACCGGCGGCAACCTGGCCAACCTGCTGGCCAGCGTGGCCCGCGGCGGCCTGCAGTTCATGCTGATCATCTGGCTGCAGGGCATCTGGCTGCCGCTGCACGGTTACGACTACGAGCAGACCCCGCTCTGGGCCGGCATCTACCTGGTCCCGCTGACCATCGGCTTCCTGGTGGCCGGCCCGCTCGCCGGGTTCCTCTCCGACCGGTTCGGCGCCCGCCCGTTCGCGGCCGGCGGCCTGCTGGTGATGGCCGCCTCGTTCGCCGGCCTGCTGCTCGTCCCGGGCGACTTCGGCTACCCGGTGTTCGCCGCCCTGATCTTCATGAACGGCCTGGGCGGCGGCCTGTTCTCCGCGCCGAACACCTCGCTGCTGATGTCCAGCGTCCCGGCGAACATGCGCGGCGCCGCCTCCGGCATGCGGGCCACCTTCATGAACGCCGGTCAGGTGCTCTCCATCGGCGTCTTCTTCTCGCTGATGGTGGCCGGCCTGTCCGACTCGCTGCCGGGCAGCCTGCACGCCGGGCTGACCGCGCAGGGCGTGCCGGCGGACGTCGCCGCCGACGCCGCGCGGATCCCGCCGGTCGGGACCCTGTTCGCCGCGTTCCTGGGCTACAACCCGATCGCCGAGCTGCTCGGGCCGTCGGTGCTGGGCACGCTGCCGCCGGACAACGCGGCCACCCTCACCGGCCTGGAGTTCTTCCCCGGCTGA
- a CDS encoding TMEM165/GDT1 family protein, giving the protein MTEFLAALVLSFGVIFVAELGDKSQLMAMTFATRFRTSHVLIGITVATALVHLVSVAIGYGLGAALPTDWISLIAGAAFLVFGAWTLRGDKLTDEEKSKAERSTGSAILAVGGAFFLAELGDKTMLATITLATQHGWFGTWVGSTVGMVAADALAILVGRLLGKHLPEHIIKWGAAALFAIFGIWLIAEGVIGLT; this is encoded by the coding sequence GTGACAGAGTTCCTCGCCGCGCTGGTCCTCAGCTTCGGTGTCATCTTCGTCGCCGAACTCGGCGACAAGTCGCAGCTCATGGCGATGACGTTCGCCACCAGGTTCCGCACCTCGCACGTGCTGATCGGGATCACCGTGGCCACCGCGCTGGTCCACCTGGTCTCGGTCGCCATCGGGTACGGCCTCGGCGCCGCCCTGCCCACCGACTGGATCTCGCTGATCGCCGGTGCCGCCTTCCTCGTCTTCGGCGCCTGGACGCTGCGTGGCGACAAGCTCACCGACGAGGAGAAGAGCAAGGCGGAACGCTCCACCGGCTCCGCGATCCTCGCCGTCGGCGGCGCGTTCTTCCTGGCCGAGCTGGGCGACAAGACCATGCTGGCGACCATCACGCTGGCCACCCAGCACGGCTGGTTCGGCACCTGGGTCGGCTCCACCGTCGGCATGGTCGCCGCGGACGCGCTCGCCATCCTGGTCGGCCGCCTGCTCGGCAAGCACCTGCCCGAGCACATCATCAAGTGGGGCGCCGCGGCACTATTCGCTATCTTCGGCATCTGGCTGATCGCCGAGGGCGTGATCGGCCTCACCTGA
- a CDS encoding lysylphosphatidylglycerol synthase transmembrane domain-containing protein encodes MTATGTSAAATRATGPPRRRGRGPLVAAVMAVVLGTELIIGWPALTEAFAQLRAPHWGWVGAALAAEIVSMGTYARMQRALLRGAGTKVSVRRHVAMAYAAHSLSVTLPGGPVFSTSFNFRQMRRYGVSPAEASWCIALSGVLSTGALVLVGSAGGLLARNTGSWRTLLGYALAAIVVTAGVRLLAKHPLWLDRPVRALLGGVNKVRRRPPEHGADRLFGFVTQLRAIRVHPGHFVVAVLLACANWLFDALCLWLCCVAAGADRIAPVHLLIAYCAGMAAASIPVVPGGLGVVDAALVLGLVAGGLTSANAIAAVVLYRLISFGFIIGTGWLVWLLLRHRAKKPVQAGLRNTV; translated from the coding sequence ATGACCGCGACAGGCACTTCGGCGGCGGCCACCCGGGCGACCGGCCCGCCACGACGGCGGGGCCGGGGACCGCTCGTGGCGGCCGTGATGGCCGTCGTCCTGGGTACCGAGCTGATCATCGGCTGGCCCGCGCTGACCGAGGCGTTCGCCCAGCTGCGCGCGCCGCACTGGGGCTGGGTGGGCGCGGCGCTGGCCGCCGAGATCGTCTCGATGGGTACCTACGCGCGGATGCAGCGGGCGCTGCTGCGCGGGGCGGGCACCAAGGTGAGCGTGCGGCGGCACGTGGCGATGGCGTACGCGGCGCACTCGCTGAGCGTGACGCTGCCCGGTGGCCCGGTCTTCTCCACCAGCTTCAACTTCCGGCAGATGCGCCGCTACGGGGTGTCGCCCGCCGAGGCGTCCTGGTGCATCGCGCTGAGCGGGGTGCTCTCCACCGGCGCGCTGGTCCTGGTCGGCTCGGCCGGCGGGCTGCTGGCCCGCAACACCGGTAGCTGGCGCACCCTGCTCGGCTACGCGCTGGCGGCGATCGTGGTGACCGCCGGGGTCCGGCTGCTCGCCAAGCACCCGCTGTGGCTGGACCGGCCGGTACGCGCGCTGCTCGGCGGAGTCAACAAGGTCCGCCGGCGGCCGCCCGAGCACGGCGCCGACCGGCTCTTCGGCTTCGTCACCCAGTTGCGCGCGATCCGGGTGCATCCGGGGCACTTCGTCGTCGCGGTACTGCTCGCGTGCGCGAACTGGCTCTTCGACGCGTTGTGCCTGTGGCTGTGCTGCGTCGCGGCCGGGGCGGACCGGATCGCGCCGGTGCACCTGCTGATCGCGTACTGCGCGGGGATGGCGGCGGCCAGCATCCCGGTGGTGCCCGGCGGCCTCGGCGTGGTCGACGCCGCTCTCGTGCTCGGCCTGGTCGCGGGCGGCCTGACCAGCGCGAATGCGATCGCCGCGGTGGTGCTTTACCGGCTGATCAGCTTCGGTTTCATCATCGGTACCGGCTGGTTGGTCTGGCTGCTGCTGCGGCACCGCGCCAAGAAGCCGGTCCAGGCCGGACTCCGAAACACGGTCTAG
- a CDS encoding alpha/beta hydrolase, whose protein sequence is MKRIWAAATVVVLGAVGAAVTSAEAAPPGGTPSYVPAPIAWSPCTDTSLKTQGAECGFVTVPMDYANPGGTKIELAVARIKHTVAAGKYQGPILVNPGGPGGAGRGMATLGSHVPGQAGDAYDWIGFDPRGVGASKPRLSCDSDYAGYHRPAYVPVTAALENAWHVRSRAYAADCAKAGGALLDHLRTEDSVRDIDSIRQALGAEKISFYGFSYGTYLGQVYATRFPQRVRRMVLDGNVNPARIWWQSNLDQDIAFNRNIKIYFRWLASHDDTYHLGRTRTAVERLYYRQLAELGAKPAGGVIGPAELTDIFLQPGYYIFGWEQVAQAFSSWIAKKDPAGLKKLYDDNNPQTPGSDNNYAIYLAVQCTDAPWPADWATWSKENWRVYHRAPFETWGNAWYNAPCRHWAAPAKPAARVDGSKVPPILLLSETLDAATPFSGSLEVRHRFPRAALIEGVNGTTHAGSLFGNACVDDAVAAYLATGALPKRVAGDRSDKRCQPLAAPDPGQAGLKRSAGLGDRLRIQRLIGS, encoded by the coding sequence ATGAAGAGAATCTGGGCGGCCGCGACAGTGGTCGTGCTCGGTGCGGTGGGCGCCGCTGTCACCTCGGCGGAGGCGGCCCCACCAGGCGGCACCCCGAGCTACGTGCCGGCGCCGATCGCGTGGAGCCCCTGCACCGACACCTCACTCAAGACACAGGGCGCGGAGTGCGGGTTCGTCACCGTGCCGATGGACTACGCGAACCCGGGCGGCACCAAGATCGAGCTGGCTGTCGCCCGGATCAAGCACACCGTCGCGGCCGGCAAGTACCAGGGGCCGATCCTGGTCAACCCGGGCGGGCCGGGCGGCGCCGGGCGGGGCATGGCCACGCTAGGCTCGCACGTGCCGGGCCAGGCCGGTGACGCCTACGACTGGATCGGCTTCGACCCGCGCGGCGTCGGGGCGAGCAAGCCCAGGCTGAGCTGCGACAGCGATTACGCCGGATACCACCGGCCGGCGTACGTGCCGGTCACCGCGGCGCTGGAGAACGCCTGGCACGTCCGGAGCCGCGCGTACGCGGCGGACTGCGCGAAGGCCGGCGGGGCACTGCTCGACCACCTGCGCACCGAGGACTCGGTCCGGGACATCGACAGCATCCGGCAGGCCCTGGGCGCCGAGAAGATCAGCTTCTACGGCTTCTCCTATGGGACCTACCTGGGGCAGGTCTACGCGACTCGGTTCCCGCAGCGGGTACGCCGGATGGTGCTGGACGGCAACGTCAACCCGGCCCGGATCTGGTGGCAGTCCAACCTCGACCAGGACATCGCGTTCAACCGCAACATCAAGATCTATTTCCGCTGGCTGGCCTCGCACGACGACACGTACCACCTGGGCAGGACCCGTACGGCGGTCGAGCGGCTCTATTACCGGCAGCTCGCCGAGCTGGGCGCCAAGCCGGCCGGCGGGGTGATCGGGCCGGCCGAGCTGACCGACATCTTCCTGCAGCCCGGCTACTACATCTTCGGCTGGGAGCAGGTCGCGCAGGCGTTCTCGAGCTGGATCGCCAAGAAGGACCCGGCCGGGCTGAAGAAGCTCTACGACGACAACAACCCGCAGACCCCGGGCAGCGACAACAACTACGCGATCTACCTGGCCGTGCAGTGCACCGACGCGCCCTGGCCGGCCGACTGGGCCACCTGGTCGAAGGAGAACTGGCGGGTCTACCACCGGGCGCCGTTCGAGACCTGGGGCAATGCCTGGTACAACGCGCCGTGCCGGCACTGGGCCGCCCCCGCGAAACCGGCGGCCCGGGTGGACGGGTCGAAGGTGCCGCCGATCCTGCTGCTCAGCGAGACGCTTGACGCGGCCACCCCGTTCTCCGGAAGTCTCGAGGTCCGGCACCGGTTCCCGCGCGCCGCGCTGATCGAGGGAGTGAACGGGACCACGCACGCCGGGTCGCTGTTCGGCAACGCGTGCGTCGACGACGCGGTCGCCGCGTACCTGGCCACCGGCGCGCTGCCCAAGCGGGTCGCCGGTGATCGCTCGGACAAGCGGTGCCAGCCGCTCGCCGCGCCGGACCCCGGCCAGGCGGGGCTCAAGCGCTCGGCCGGGCTGGGTGACCGGCTGCGCATCCAGCGGCTGATCGGTTCCTGA
- a CDS encoding MFS transporter, which yields MTVVAERAPATRLSRPAAFTAIAAILVTFAAASAVPSPLYVVYQQLWGFSPAMLTVIFAVYVVALIATLLTVGALSDHVGRRPILAGAIALEAVSLILFLAAGDVSVLLVARVVQGVATGAALSTLGATLIDLNPAHAPGRAGLISGIAPVAGLGLGAFGAGALVKFAPFPTHLVYAVLLTGMVIAGLAVAWMPETARRRPGAAASLIPRLGVPARLRGDLFALVPIMVASWALGGLYLSLGPSVASDAFGVHDHLLAGLVVALVTGTGAVTSFLLRAVATARVLTIAGAGLLTGGALGVAGLVTGSLALATAGTVISGAGFGAASLASFSTLARIAEPHERGELLAVALTISYAALSIPAVIAGQAATRIGLHTTALWYGTMVAALGLVALLSRRRA from the coding sequence ATGACAGTCGTCGCCGAGCGGGCCCCGGCAACCCGGCTGAGCCGGCCCGCCGCCTTCACCGCGATCGCCGCGATCCTGGTGACGTTCGCCGCCGCGTCCGCCGTCCCGTCTCCGCTCTACGTCGTCTACCAGCAGCTCTGGGGCTTCTCCCCGGCGATGCTGACGGTGATCTTCGCGGTCTACGTGGTCGCCCTGATCGCCACCCTGCTCACCGTCGGCGCGCTCTCCGACCACGTCGGCCGCCGCCCGATCCTGGCCGGCGCGATAGCGCTCGAAGCGGTCTCGCTGATCCTCTTCCTGGCCGCCGGTGACGTGTCGGTGCTGCTGGTGGCCCGGGTCGTGCAGGGCGTGGCGACCGGTGCCGCGCTGAGCACGCTGGGCGCCACGCTGATCGACCTGAACCCGGCGCACGCACCCGGCCGGGCCGGGCTGATCAGCGGCATCGCCCCGGTGGCCGGGCTCGGGCTGGGCGCGTTCGGCGCCGGCGCGCTGGTCAAGTTCGCGCCGTTCCCCACTCACCTGGTCTACGCGGTGCTGCTGACCGGCATGGTGATCGCCGGCCTGGCGGTGGCCTGGATGCCGGAGACCGCGCGGCGTCGCCCGGGCGCCGCCGCCTCGCTGATCCCCCGCCTCGGGGTGCCGGCCCGGCTCCGCGGCGACCTGTTCGCGCTGGTCCCGATCATGGTGGCGAGCTGGGCGCTGGGCGGCCTCTACCTCTCACTCGGCCCGTCGGTGGCGTCCGACGCGTTCGGTGTCCACGACCACCTGCTCGCCGGGCTGGTGGTGGCACTGGTCACCGGCACCGGCGCCGTCACGTCGTTCCTGCTGCGCGCGGTGGCCACGGCACGGGTGCTGACCATCGCCGGGGCCGGGCTGCTGACCGGCGGGGCGCTCGGGGTGGCCGGGCTGGTCACCGGCAGCCTGGCGCTGGCCACGGCCGGCACGGTGATCTCCGGGGCCGGGTTCGGTGCGGCGTCGCTGGCCTCGTTCAGCACCCTGGCCCGGATCGCCGAGCCGCACGAGCGGGGCGAGCTGCTGGCCGTCGCGCTGACCATCTCGTACGCGGCGCTGAGCATCCCCGCGGTGATCGCCGGGCAGGCCGCCACCCGGATCGGCCTGCACACCACGGCGCTCTGGTACGGCACGATGGTCGCCGCCCTCGGCCTGGTCGCGCTGCTCAGCCGGCGCCGCGCCTGA
- a CDS encoding LamG-like jellyroll fold domain-containing protein, giving the protein MLLSMLMMSAGLSMGTPVPITIARYDFNGQNGLVLDDSGFGHHLRIVSGHGGQVRLVVHGTGNAVAFPAHCELTVCPHVALQSPGTADLNPGARDLAYGADVLLAPAETSKGQNVVQKGYSKTSSQYKLQIDGTAGQPSCVLVDVRRPGIRMVRSSVSAADGRWHRLRCERAGSRFEIYVDDVLRGRTRIPAGLAVANNRPLSIGGKGAYRDNDQFNGALDNVWVRIG; this is encoded by the coding sequence ATGCTGCTGTCGATGCTGATGATGAGCGCCGGGCTGTCGATGGGCACCCCGGTCCCGATCACCATCGCCCGGTACGACTTCAACGGCCAGAACGGCCTGGTGCTCGACGACTCCGGTTTCGGGCACCACCTGCGGATCGTCTCCGGGCACGGCGGCCAGGTCCGGCTGGTGGTGCACGGCACCGGCAACGCCGTCGCCTTCCCGGCCCACTGCGAGCTGACCGTCTGCCCGCACGTGGCCTTGCAGAGCCCCGGCACCGCCGACCTGAATCCGGGCGCCCGCGACCTCGCGTACGGCGCCGACGTGCTGCTCGCCCCGGCCGAGACCAGCAAGGGGCAGAACGTCGTGCAGAAGGGTTACTCCAAGACCAGCAGCCAGTACAAACTGCAGATCGACGGTACGGCCGGCCAGCCCAGCTGCGTGCTGGTGGACGTCCGCCGCCCCGGCATCCGGATGGTCCGCAGCTCGGTGTCGGCCGCCGACGGCCGCTGGCACCGGCTGCGCTGCGAGCGGGCCGGCAGCCGGTTCGAGATCTACGTGGACGACGTGCTGCGCGGGCGTACCCGGATCCCGGCGGGCCTGGCGGTCGCCAACAACCGCCCGCTGAGCATCGGCGGCAAGGGCGCCTACCGGGACAACGACCAGTTCAACGGCGCCCTGGACAACGTCTGGGTACGCATCGGCTAA
- a CDS encoding cyclase family protein, with product MLRYRAEFDAEVTFTDGGALSARRFQVDVPHPDVTEAEITERLLAVLAPRPIDRARLSAVRVFGEPAAIPGPRRPQTRFVELSHVVRDGLTTYPGLPAPQVSRYLSHAESRDRYAPGTEFSIDRITMVGNTGTYLDSPFHRYPNGTDLAGLPLDRLAELPAVVVRTVGGPRGITAESLAGLEVAGRAVLLHTGGDRHWATKDYSVNAPYLTREGARDLVDRGAALVGIDAVNIDDISAGARGERPAHSLLLAAGIPIVEHLTNLAALPVHEFRFTAVPPRIAGFGTFPVRAYATVPA from the coding sequence GTGCTGCGGTATCGGGCCGAATTCGACGCCGAGGTCACCTTCACCGACGGCGGTGCCCTGAGCGCCCGGCGTTTCCAGGTGGACGTGCCGCACCCCGACGTCACCGAAGCGGAGATCACCGAGCGGCTGCTCGCCGTGCTCGCGCCACGCCCGATCGACAGGGCGCGGCTGAGCGCGGTCCGGGTCTTCGGCGAGCCCGCGGCGATCCCCGGGCCACGTCGCCCGCAGACCCGGTTCGTCGAGCTCAGCCATGTGGTCCGGGACGGCCTGACCACCTATCCGGGGCTGCCCGCCCCGCAGGTCAGCCGGTACCTGAGCCATGCCGAGTCCCGGGACCGCTACGCGCCGGGCACCGAGTTCTCCATCGACCGGATCACCATGGTGGGCAACACCGGGACCTACCTGGACAGCCCGTTCCACAGGTACCCGAACGGGACCGACCTGGCCGGGCTGCCGCTCGACCGGCTCGCCGAGCTGCCCGCCGTGGTGGTGCGCACCGTCGGCGGCCCGCGCGGGATCACCGCCGAGTCGCTGGCCGGGCTGGAGGTGGCCGGCCGGGCGGTGCTGCTGCACACCGGCGGCGACCGGCACTGGGCCACCAAGGACTACTCGGTGAACGCGCCGTACCTGACCCGGGAGGGCGCGCGGGACCTGGTGGACCGGGGCGCGGCACTGGTCGGGATCGACGCGGTGAACATCGACGACATCTCGGCCGGGGCGCGCGGCGAGCGGCCGGCGCACAGCCTGCTGCTGGCCGCCGGTATCCCGATCGTGGAGCACCTGACGAACCTCGCGGCGCTGCCGGTGCACGAGTTCCGGTTCACCGCGGTGCCGCCCCGGATCGCCGGGTTCGGGACGTTCCCGGTGCGGGCGTACGCCACGGTGCCCGCCTGA
- a CDS encoding tetratricopeptide repeat protein: MTAEPVALARLRLQRGEPAAAAELLGPVLAAEPDHLPALVLMTHTQLALEKPDLAHEVATRAVRQAPGSAEALTALSRTLTALGRHDEAIGTAREAVARQPANPYRHNRLAWALLEQGTRSVEAEHAAREAVRLDPDEADFRITYAIVMKQLNLPKRAREALLDALRLDPENAVARHELAAFDVVHRNPFALRRLARGATGLVAALRADPRQEASRHLLDAALRQFLIYTAIIMVVFAYLGWRVADDSPGGARVLAAVAALAPAAYAGYFLMRVDRVLRAYLKEVVIGQRAATGAAALTLALLLAATVAPAGWLPGLLGVASLAGFAVRLLTSLVPRP; this comes from the coding sequence ATGACCGCCGAACCGGTCGCGCTGGCCCGGCTCCGGTTGCAGCGGGGCGAGCCGGCCGCCGCCGCCGAGCTGCTCGGCCCGGTGCTCGCCGCGGAACCCGATCACCTGCCGGCCCTGGTGCTGATGACGCACACCCAGCTGGCCCTGGAGAAACCGGACCTCGCGCACGAGGTGGCGACGCGGGCGGTACGGCAGGCGCCCGGCTCGGCGGAGGCGCTCACCGCCCTGAGCCGGACCCTCACCGCGCTCGGACGCCACGACGAGGCGATCGGCACGGCACGGGAGGCGGTGGCCCGGCAGCCGGCGAACCCGTACCGGCACAACCGGCTCGCCTGGGCGCTGCTGGAGCAGGGCACCCGGTCGGTGGAGGCGGAGCACGCGGCCCGCGAGGCGGTCCGGCTGGATCCGGACGAGGCCGACTTCCGGATCACCTACGCCATCGTGATGAAGCAGCTCAACCTGCCGAAACGAGCGCGGGAGGCGCTGCTCGACGCGCTCCGGCTGGACCCGGAGAACGCGGTGGCCCGGCACGAGCTGGCCGCGTTCGACGTGGTGCATCGCAACCCGTTCGCGCTGCGCCGGCTGGCGCGGGGCGCGACCGGGCTGGTGGCGGCGCTGCGCGCGGATCCGCGGCAGGAGGCGAGCCGGCACCTGCTGGACGCGGCGCTGCGCCAGTTCCTGATCTACACGGCGATCATCATGGTGGTCTTCGCCTACCTGGGCTGGCGGGTCGCCGACGACTCGCCCGGCGGGGCGCGGGTGCTGGCGGCGGTGGCGGCGCTGGCTCCGGCCGCCTACGCCGGGTACTTCCTGATGCGGGTGGATCGGGTGCTCCGGGCGTACCTCAAAGAGGTGGTCATCGGGCAGCGGGCGGCGACCGGCGCGGCGGCCCTGACCCTCGCCCTCCTGCTCGCCGCGACGGTGGCGCCGGCCGGTTGGCTGCCCGGCCTGCTCGGGGTGGCGAGTCTGGCCGGTTTCGCCGTCCGGCTGCTGACGTCGTTGGTTCCCCGCCCCTGA
- a CDS encoding tetratricopeptide repeat protein, with translation MTDLAPPAYPPPAAPGVAERAFADPTDMAIARSAALFENLQPAEAAAMLEPVLAGNPRTPAGWILMARIRLALDQVEPALDAAHRAIELAPDDPRPLAIASRALTLLGKHDEAMSMAYRAVIVEPKNPLWHDRVAWALLAADRQLADAEQAARTAIGLDPNEAHYYFTHGVALAALGHVDQARQALTTSLRLEPNNPVARQRLDILNGDAAPMVEKKKRGWKLFGRKTDAAPIRPEERT, from the coding sequence ATGACCGACCTGGCCCCACCCGCCTATCCCCCGCCGGCCGCGCCCGGCGTCGCCGAGCGCGCCTTCGCCGACCCGACCGACATGGCGATCGCCCGGTCGGCCGCCCTCTTCGAGAACCTGCAGCCGGCCGAGGCCGCCGCGATGCTCGAACCGGTGCTGGCCGGCAATCCGCGGACGCCGGCCGGCTGGATCCTGATGGCCCGCATCCGGCTCGCGCTCGACCAGGTGGAACCGGCGCTCGACGCCGCGCACCGGGCGATCGAGCTGGCCCCCGACGACCCGCGCCCGCTGGCCATCGCCAGCCGCGCGCTGACCCTGCTGGGCAAGCACGACGAGGCGATGTCGATGGCCTACCGGGCCGTCATCGTGGAGCCGAAGAACCCGCTCTGGCACGACCGGGTGGCCTGGGCGCTGCTCGCCGCCGACCGCCAGCTCGCCGACGCCGAGCAGGCCGCGCGCACCGCGATCGGCCTGGACCCGAACGAGGCGCACTACTACTTCACGCACGGCGTGGCACTGGCCGCGCTCGGGCACGTCGACCAGGCCCGGCAGGCGCTGACCACGTCGCTGCGACTGGAGCCGAACAACCCGGTGGCCCGGCAGCGGCTGGACATCCTGAACGGGGACGCGGCGCCGATGGTGGAGAAGAAGAAGCGCGGCTGGAAGCTGTTCGGCCGCAAGACCGACGCGGCACCGATCCGTCCCGAGGAGCGGACCTAG